A window of Acidobacteriota bacterium contains these coding sequences:
- a CDS encoding guanylate kinase produces the protein MNSLFIISAPSGSGKSTLVKELFARVDGLRFSVSYTTRTPRGSERDGIEYHFVGRGQFEAMMAADAFLEHAQVFGNYYGTARASLAEAGRAGDDLVLDIDVQGAAQVKQRLPEAVSIFIAPPDRGQLEWRLKSRGLDTPEVVAQRLHDAAHEIAAYNSYDYVVINDRLPESVEQLCAIVRCRRSLCAGDCAIASQCQQSRMAARMQPVLESFGVRSC, from the coding sequence GTGAACTCGCTTTTCATCATTTCTGCGCCTTCCGGCTCCGGCAAGTCCACCTTGGTGAAGGAGCTGTTTGCGCGCGTGGACGGACTGCGTTTTTCCGTTTCCTACACCACCCGCACCCCGCGCGGCAGCGAACGCGACGGGATCGAATACCACTTTGTTGGGCGTGGCCAGTTCGAAGCCATGATGGCCGCAGACGCCTTCCTGGAACATGCCCAAGTCTTCGGCAACTACTACGGCACCGCCCGCGCCAGCCTGGCCGAGGCCGGGCGCGCCGGCGATGATTTGGTGCTCGACATTGATGTGCAGGGCGCCGCGCAGGTGAAGCAGCGCCTGCCGGAAGCCGTCAGTATCTTTATTGCACCGCCCGATCGCGGACAACTCGAATGGCGCCTGAAAAGCCGCGGCCTGGACACGCCCGAGGTGGTCGCCCAGCGTCTTCATGATGCCGCGCATGAAATCGCGGCCTATAATAGTTATGACTACGTAGTGATCAACGACCGTCTCCCCGAGTCGGTCGAGCAGTTGTGTGCCATCGTGCGCTGCCGCCGAAGCTTGTGTGCCGGTGATTGCGCTATCGCAAGCCAGTGCCAGCAGAGCCGTATGGCCGCCCGGATGCAGCCGGTTCTGGAATCGTTTGGAGTGAGGAGTTGCTAG